One Methylobacterium sp. 77 DNA window includes the following coding sequences:
- the rpsI gene encoding 30S ribosomal protein S9: MATLQSLSDLNRSNVEDPENAAPVHVQKLDAQGRAYATGKRKDAVARVWIKPGNGTVVVNGRTVETYFARPVLRMILRQPLTIANRVDQYDITVTVHGGGLSGQAGAVRHGLSKALTYFEPELRAPLKREGFLTRDSRVVERKKYGRKKARRSFQFSKR, encoded by the coding sequence ATGGCGACCCTTCAGTCCCTCTCCGACCTGAACCGCTCCAACGTCGAAGATCCCGAGAACGCGGCTCCCGTCCACGTTCAGAAGCTCGACGCCCAGGGCCGCGCCTACGCCACCGGCAAGCGCAAGGACGCGGTCGCCCGCGTCTGGATCAAGCCCGGCAACGGCACCGTCGTCGTCAACGGCCGCACGGTCGAGACCTACTTCGCCCGCCCGGTGCTGCGCATGATCCTGCGTCAGCCGCTCACCATCGCCAACCGCGTCGACCAGTACGACATCACCGTCACGGTGCATGGCGGCGGTCTCTCGGGCCAGGCCGGTGCCGTGCGCCACGGCCTGTCCAAGGCGCTGACCTACTTCGAGCCGGAGCTGCGCGCTCCCCTGAAGCGCGAAGGCTTCCTCACCCGCGACAGCCGCGTGGTCGAGCGCAAGAAGTACGGCCGCAAGAAGGCTCGCCGCAGCTTCCAGTTCTCGAAGCGCTGA
- a CDS encoding CoA-binding protein codes for MTETASPRHDRYPDALIRTLLRETKTIALVGASANPARPSWIVLKYLLSRGYDVTPVNPGLAGQMLLGKPVAASLADLPGPVDMVEIFRNSAVAGGLVDEALSLPVLPKIIWMQLGVRDDDAAARAEAAGVTVIMNRCPKIEYGRISGEIGWTGVNSRILSSKRPVLGGKGVQRLTIERG; via the coding sequence ATGACCGAGACCGCCTCCCCTCGCCACGATCGCTATCCCGATGCGCTGATCCGCACGCTGCTGCGGGAGACGAAGACGATCGCCCTCGTCGGCGCCTCGGCCAACCCGGCCCGGCCGAGCTGGATCGTGCTGAAATACCTGCTCTCGCGCGGCTATGATGTGACCCCGGTCAATCCCGGCCTCGCCGGACAGATGCTGCTCGGCAAGCCGGTAGCGGCGAGCCTCGCCGACCTCCCCGGCCCCGTCGACATGGTCGAGATTTTTCGCAATTCCGCTGTCGCCGGCGGCCTCGTCGACGAGGCCCTGTCCCTGCCGGTGCTCCCGAAGATCATCTGGATGCAACTCGGCGTCCGCGACGATGACGCCGCCGCCCGCGCCGAGGCGGCGGGCGTCACCGTGATCATGAACCGCTGCCCTAAGATCGAGTACGGGCGGATTTCCGGCGAGATCGGCTGGACCGGGGTGAATTCTCGGATCTTGAGTTCGAAGCGGCCGGTTTTGGGGGGGAAGGGGGTGCAGAGGCTGACGATTGAGCGGGGGTGA
- a CDS encoding O-acetylhomoserine aminocarboxypropyltransferase, whose protein sequence is MTDRIPGFNTLAIHAGAAPDATTGARATPIYQTTSFVFDDVDHAASLFGLQAFGNIYSRITNPTNAVLEERIAALEGGTAAVAVASGHAAEFLTMHALMQPGDEFIAANKLYGGSINQFNHSYKSFGWNVVWADTDDPDSFERAITPRTKAIFCESIANPGGVITDIAALSVIARRHNIPLIVDNTMATPYLIRPFEHGADIVVHSATKFLGGHGNSIGGLVVDGGTFPWAGDARYPMLSQPRPEYSGMVLSETFGNFGFAIAIRVLGLRDLGPALSPFNAFLILNGIETLPLRMQRHCDNALEIATHLNAHPAVEWVSYPGLETDKYHQLARRYSPLGSGSVFTIGLKGGYEAGVKLVANLQLFSHVANIGDTRSLVIHPASTTHRQLTDAQKSAAGAGPEVVRLSIGIEDPADLIDDLDAALSA, encoded by the coding sequence ATGACCGACCGTATCCCCGGCTTCAACACGCTGGCGATCCATGCCGGCGCCGCCCCCGACGCGACCACCGGCGCGCGCGCGACCCCGATCTACCAGACGACCTCCTTCGTCTTCGACGATGTGGACCACGCCGCCTCGCTGTTCGGGCTGCAAGCCTTCGGCAACATCTATTCGCGCATCACCAACCCGACCAACGCGGTGCTGGAAGAGCGCATCGCGGCGCTGGAGGGCGGCACCGCCGCCGTGGCGGTGGCCTCGGGCCACGCGGCCGAATTCCTCACCATGCATGCCCTGATGCAGCCGGGCGACGAGTTCATCGCGGCCAACAAGCTCTATGGCGGCTCGATCAACCAGTTCAACCATTCCTACAAGAGCTTCGGCTGGAACGTGGTCTGGGCCGATACCGACGATCCGGATTCGTTCGAGCGCGCCATCACGCCCCGCACCAAGGCGATCTTCTGCGAATCCATCGCCAATCCGGGCGGCGTGATCACGGATATCGCCGCGCTCTCGGTGATCGCCCGCCGCCACAATATCCCGCTCATCGTCGACAACACCATGGCGACGCCGTACCTCATCCGCCCGTTCGAGCACGGCGCCGACATCGTCGTCCATTCGGCCACCAAGTTCCTCGGCGGCCACGGCAATTCCATCGGCGGCCTCGTGGTCGACGGCGGCACCTTCCCCTGGGCTGGCGACGCGCGCTACCCGATGCTGTCGCAGCCCCGGCCGGAATATTCGGGCATGGTGCTGTCGGAGACCTTCGGCAATTTCGGCTTCGCCATCGCCATCCGCGTGCTGGGCCTGCGCGATCTCGGCCCGGCGCTGTCGCCGTTCAACGCCTTCCTCATCCTCAACGGCATCGAGACTCTGCCGCTGCGCATGCAGCGCCATTGCGACAACGCGCTGGAGATCGCCACCCATCTCAACGCCCACCCGGCGGTGGAATGGGTCAGCTATCCGGGACTGGAGACCGACAAGTATCACCAGCTCGCCCGGCGCTACTCGCCGCTCGGCTCCGGTTCGGTCTTCACCATCGGCCTCAAGGGCGGCTACGAGGCCGGGGTGAAGCTGGTGGCCAACCTGCAGCTGTTCTCGCACGTGGCGAATATCGGCGACACTCGCTCACTTGTGATCCATCCGGCCTCCACCACACACCGCCAGCTCACCGACGCGCAGAAATCCGCTGCCGGCGCCGGGCCGGAGGTGGTGCGCCTCTCCATCGGCATCGAGGACCCGGCAGATCTGATCGACGATCTCGACGCGGCCTTAAGCGCTTGA
- a CDS encoding SURF1 family protein, with protein sequence MSFRLSRFSIFVGLVSIAVVAVLVSLGTWQIQRRAWKHDLIARVEARVHADPVQAPEQAKWLGFDAASEAYRRVFAVGTFAHDRETLVQAVTELGGGFWVMTPLVGADGATILINRGFVPADRREPAMGEICRSAGETRVTGLLRVSEPRGGFLRANDPAKNRWYSRDVAAIAEARGLGPTAPYFIDADATPNPGGYPVGGLTVVTFSDNHLVYALTWYVLALMAAAGGAYVIRDGMRSRAA encoded by the coding sequence ATGTCATTCCGCCTCTCTCGTTTTTCGATCTTCGTGGGTCTCGTCAGCATCGCCGTGGTGGCAGTGCTGGTTTCGCTCGGTACCTGGCAGATTCAGCGCCGTGCCTGGAAGCATGACCTGATCGCTCGGGTCGAAGCGCGGGTCCATGCCGATCCGGTCCAGGCCCCGGAACAGGCGAAATGGCTTGGATTCGATGCCGCATCCGAGGCCTATCGTCGGGTCTTTGCGGTCGGGACGTTCGCGCATGATCGGGAAACCCTGGTCCAGGCGGTCACGGAGCTCGGCGGCGGATTTTGGGTGATGACGCCTCTGGTCGGGGCCGACGGAGCCACGATCCTCATCAATCGCGGGTTCGTGCCGGCGGACAGGCGTGAGCCGGCTATGGGGGAGATCTGTCGGAGCGCGGGGGAAACTCGCGTCACCGGCCTGCTCCGGGTGTCGGAGCCGCGCGGTGGGTTCCTGCGTGCCAACGATCCGGCGAAGAATCGCTGGTACTCGCGCGATGTCGCCGCCATCGCCGAAGCGCGCGGGCTCGGCCCGACCGCACCCTATTTCATCGATGCCGACGCGACGCCCAATCCCGGCGGCTATCCCGTGGGCGGTCTCACCGTGGTCACCTTCAGCGACAACCACCTCGTCTATGCCTTGACCTGGTACGTGCTGGCGCTGATGGCCGCTGCCGGCGGCGCCTATGTCATCCGCGACGGGATGCGCAGCCGCGCCGCCTGA
- a CDS encoding PaaI family thioesterase, with translation MSSASASTRMNLEETIAFLERDFPQMNHGGPAFHLEAVGPLTARMRLDHHERFLRPGGTVSGPAMMALADYALYAAILANIGPVGLAVTTNLSFNFLRKPGATGIVAEARLLKLGKRLAVGEALLTAPGSDDLVCHATGTYSIPPER, from the coding sequence ATGTCCAGCGCCAGCGCATCCACCCGCATGAATCTCGAAGAGACCATCGCCTTCCTGGAGCGGGATTTCCCGCAGATGAACCATGGCGGCCCGGCGTTCCATCTGGAAGCGGTGGGGCCGCTCACCGCGCGGATGCGGCTCGACCATCACGAGCGCTTCCTGCGCCCCGGCGGCACCGTCTCCGGCCCGGCGATGATGGCGCTGGCCGATTACGCGCTCTATGCCGCGATCCTCGCCAATATCGGCCCCGTCGGCCTCGCGGTGACGACGAACCTCTCCTTCAACTTCCTGAGGAAGCCCGGCGCCACAGGGATCGTCGCCGAGGCGCGCCTGCTCAAGCTCGGCAAGCGCCTCGCGGTGGGGGAAGCGCTTCTCACCGCGCCGGGCTCGGACGACCTCGTCTGCCACGCGACCGGGACCTATTCGATCCCGCCGGAGCGGTGA
- the rplM gene encoding 50S ribosomal protein L13, whose amino-acid sequence MKTFSLKPADVDKKWIIVDAEGLVVGRLASIVAMRLRGKHKPAYTPHVDCGDNVIVINAEKVKFTGRKREQKVYYHHTGYPGGIKERTAKFILDGRFPERVVEKAVERMLPRGPLFRQIMGNLRVYKGNEHPHTAQQPQALDVGSLNRKNVSA is encoded by the coding sequence ATGAAGACCTTTTCTCTGAAGCCCGCCGACGTCGACAAGAAGTGGATCATCGTCGATGCGGAGGGCCTGGTCGTCGGCCGGCTCGCCTCCATCGTCGCCATGCGCCTGCGCGGCAAGCATAAGCCCGCGTACACGCCCCACGTCGATTGCGGCGACAACGTCATCGTCATCAACGCCGAGAAGGTGAAGTTCACCGGCCGCAAGCGCGAGCAGAAGGTGTACTACCACCACACCGGCTACCCGGGCGGCATCAAGGAGCGGACGGCCAAGTTCATCCTCGACGGCCGGTTCCCCGAGCGCGTTGTCGAGAAGGCCGTGGAGCGCATGCTTCCCCGTGGCCCGCTCTTCCGCCAGATCATGGGCAACCTCCGGGTCTACAAGGGCAACGAGCATCCCCACACCGCCCAGCAGCCGCAGGCGCTCGACGTCGGCAGCCTCAACCGCAAGAACGTGAGCGCTTGA
- a CDS encoding DUF3140 domain-containing protein, with protein MTTAKHDDAETWSAFKDAVNMTASELDRFLESEKSRAVGQKKGGATESTGHASGRRIVEILKSKKADLSEEDYAHMRKVIGYVKRHLEQGGPDDKDEVKDSPWRLSLMNWGHDPLKT; from the coding sequence GTGACGACAGCCAAACACGATGACGCTGAGACGTGGAGCGCGTTCAAGGACGCCGTCAACATGACGGCATCGGAACTCGACCGTTTCCTGGAGAGCGAGAAGAGCCGCGCGGTCGGCCAGAAGAAGGGCGGAGCGACCGAATCCACCGGCCATGCCTCCGGCCGGCGCATCGTCGAGATCCTGAAATCCAAGAAGGCGGACCTCTCGGAGGAGGATTACGCCCATATGCGCAAGGTCATCGGCTACGTGAAACGCCATCTCGAGCAGGGCGGGCCGGACGACAAGGACGAGGTGAAGGATTCGCCCTGGCGCCTCTCACTGATGAACTGGGGCCACGACCCGTTGAAGACGTAG
- a CDS encoding serine protease, translated as MNFPDSILQSVAFIFADNSTTLVPVGTGFFVTISEYFRGIQLGTLYFVTARHVIENCAAYYSNRDVNLRLNLKSGGTENISVPISAFKQSHIDSSADITAWQVSVDVSRYALAALGPQFMAPRDFLSGRKIYKNGIGTDAIIVGLYHRMYGADRNIPIVKRASISAVPEELIRTKLGHAKLYILETFSFGGLSGSPVFSVSRGYENATASTTANSSRRNDHGLAFQTIIKLEENYSLLGVVHGHWETEEENFGTAQSHKSIGGSKTLNEGMMLVTPIELFEEIVKEDHFCAGRDISNRQQIERIKISHPELIEKFLTD; from the coding sequence ATGAATTTTCCAGATTCAATATTGCAGTCTGTTGCATTTATATTTGCAGATAATAGTACAACGCTTGTTCCTGTTGGGACCGGATTTTTTGTTACTATTTCTGAGTATTTTCGTGGTATTCAGTTAGGGACATTGTACTTTGTTACTGCGCGTCACGTCATAGAAAATTGTGCGGCATATTATAGCAATCGAGATGTAAATCTAAGGCTAAATTTGAAGTCGGGTGGGACCGAAAATATTTCTGTCCCCATCAGCGCATTTAAGCAAAGTCATATTGATTCCTCTGCAGATATAACTGCATGGCAGGTTTCAGTAGATGTAAGTCGTTATGCTCTTGCTGCGCTTGGTCCTCAATTTATGGCCCCACGCGATTTTTTATCAGGCCGAAAAATTTACAAAAATGGAATTGGAACAGATGCAATAATTGTCGGGCTATATCACAGGATGTATGGCGCAGATAGAAATATACCTATTGTAAAACGTGCTTCTATATCAGCTGTTCCTGAAGAATTAATTAGAACTAAATTGGGGCACGCTAAATTGTATATATTGGAGACTTTTTCATTTGGGGGGCTCAGCGGATCTCCTGTTTTCTCAGTTTCACGCGGGTACGAAAATGCAACGGCCAGCACGACGGCTAATTCAAGCCGGAGGAACGATCATGGTCTTGCTTTTCAGACGATTATCAAATTAGAGGAAAATTATAGCCTGCTTGGTGTCGTTCACGGTCATTGGGAAACTGAAGAGGAAAATTTTGGTACGGCGCAATCTCATAAATCAATAGGAGGCAGCAAGACTCTCAATGAAGGTATGATGTTAGTTACTCCAATTGAGTTATTTGAAGAAATAGTTAAAGAGGATCATTTCTGTGCGGGGAGAGATATTTCAAATAGACAACAAATAGAAAGAATAAAAATTAGCCATCCAGAACTTATTGAAAAATTTTTAACTGATTAA
- a CDS encoding MFS transporter: MLQPLPPPPVPAARILIASFVGTAIEFYDFYVYATAAALVIGPIFFSADDPAVQTLAAFATFSIAFIARPLGAAFFGHFGDRVGRKATLVASLMIMGLSTVLIGCLPTYATAGWWAPFALCVLRFGQGIGFGGEWGGAALLAVENAPPGRRALYGIFPQLGAPVGFITANLGFLGLALALTPADFQAWGWRIPFLASAVLVGVGLYVRLKLTETPVFKAAMEKAAPERVPLATIFTKHIKATLLGTFAMVACYAVFYLSTVFALSYGVSKLGFTRPTFLLFECVAVLFMGFGIPLSGWAADRYGRRPVLLTGLAFTASLGLLLGPMLGSGQGGLVLGFLCLGLFAMGWLFGPMGALLPELFPTRVRYTGASVTYNLAGILGASAAPYLAQRLSEWGGIGWVGLYLAVAAGVSFVAVALMEETGQISIKH, encoded by the coding sequence ATGCTCCAGCCGCTCCCGCCCCCTCCCGTTCCCGCCGCGCGGATCCTCATCGCCAGCTTCGTCGGCACGGCGATCGAGTTCTACGACTTCTACGTCTACGCGACCGCCGCCGCGCTGGTGATCGGGCCGATCTTCTTCTCGGCCGACGACCCTGCCGTGCAGACCCTGGCGGCCTTCGCGACCTTCTCCATCGCCTTCATCGCGCGGCCGCTGGGGGCGGCGTTCTTCGGGCATTTCGGCGACCGGGTCGGGCGCAAGGCGACGCTGGTCGCCTCGCTGATGATCATGGGCCTGTCGACCGTGCTGATCGGTTGCCTGCCGACCTATGCCACCGCCGGATGGTGGGCGCCCTTCGCGCTCTGCGTGCTGCGCTTCGGCCAGGGCATCGGCTTTGGCGGCGAATGGGGCGGCGCGGCCCTACTGGCGGTGGAGAACGCGCCGCCGGGGCGACGCGCGCTCTACGGCATCTTCCCGCAGCTCGGCGCGCCCGTCGGCTTCATCACCGCCAATCTCGGCTTCCTCGGCCTCGCGCTGGCCCTGACCCCGGCCGATTTCCAGGCCTGGGGCTGGCGCATCCCGTTCCTGGCCTCCGCCGTGCTCGTCGGCGTCGGGCTCTATGTCCGGCTCAAGCTCACCGAGACGCCGGTGTTCAAGGCGGCGATGGAGAAGGCCGCGCCCGAGCGCGTGCCGCTCGCCACCATCTTCACAAAGCACATCAAGGCGACGCTACTCGGCACCTTCGCCATGGTGGCCTGCTACGCGGTGTTCTACCTCTCCACCGTCTTCGCCCTGAGCTACGGCGTCTCGAAGCTCGGCTTCACCCGGCCGACCTTCCTGCTGTTCGAATGCGTCGCCGTGCTGTTCATGGGCTTCGGCATCCCGCTCTCGGGCTGGGCCGCCGACCGCTACGGCCGCCGCCCCGTCCTCCTCACCGGCCTCGCCTTCACCGCCTCGCTCGGCCTGCTGCTCGGCCCGATGCTGGGCAGCGGCCAGGGCGGCCTGGTGCTCGGCTTCCTCTGCCTCGGCCTCTTCGCCATGGGCTGGCTGTTCGGCCCCATGGGCGCTCTGCTGCCCGAACTCTTCCCCACCCGCGTCCGCTACACCGGCGCCTCGGTGACCTACAACCTCGCCGGCATTCTCGGCGCATCCGCCGCGCCGTATCTGGCGCAGCGGCTGAGCGAGTGGGGTGGGATCGGTTGGGTGGGGTTGTATTTGGCTGTGGCGGCTGGGGTTAGTTTTGTGGCTGTGGCTTTGATGGAGGAGACGGGGCAAATTTCTATCAAACACTGA
- a CDS encoding tetratricopeptide repeat protein, whose protein sequence is MKNPAAPTKRQLKALGSEAEEAGNLVLAEEAYERALAIDPDDKEIVIKLLRVLIATKNTRRAHQLAEDAFANGQANTRILQMYVLSDFNSYTIAHCLDDVRAKLIAFPGHVAVSARAAIAFTWHGDLDEARIHARSAVSKAPDPGLSDIVRLILARRVLNFGYPDMADWICRIGRVGKGQDDAILYDRLIIRTGNAANDATTHRLFHRLLTVEDFPRRAELVEEHVDFLWRFNGPSHELLREIDDHLERMPDADNDALLLMKVCLAMQLGNEDIALQVLRTHPRLTAKISACLPVAKLVHRHRLDGPSKPDPDLASYAALYDALATSEAVLRQRLGDLSSSCAVVGNSPCEIGRGHGAKIDAHDDIVRFNRFKIDPPFDTDYGSRLTILVRAGNDKPDIGIDLPAETLIIISSGSTLYRGRAWRAAKRLRDEGHTLCVFPQTIHTELSQKLSGSPSSGLSFVYLLKALRGTLNRDDCFGFSFIDQIDANPASAHYFEPAKASMLHRWKKEREIFDSLFEERA, encoded by the coding sequence ATGAAGAACCCCGCCGCGCCGACGAAGCGTCAACTCAAGGCGCTGGGATCGGAGGCCGAAGAGGCTGGAAACCTTGTCCTGGCCGAAGAGGCGTACGAGCGGGCCCTTGCGATCGATCCGGACGACAAAGAGATCGTCATCAAGCTGCTTCGTGTCCTCATCGCCACCAAGAACACTCGGCGCGCCCATCAACTTGCCGAAGACGCCTTTGCGAATGGCCAGGCAAACACCCGCATCCTTCAGATGTATGTCCTTTCGGATTTCAATTCCTATACGATTGCGCATTGCCTGGATGACGTCAGAGCCAAGCTCATCGCTTTTCCCGGGCATGTGGCCGTCAGCGCCCGTGCCGCAATTGCTTTTACTTGGCACGGCGACCTCGACGAAGCCAGGATCCATGCCAGGAGCGCGGTCTCGAAAGCGCCCGATCCCGGCCTGTCGGACATCGTCCGGCTGATCCTGGCAAGGCGCGTGCTGAATTTCGGCTATCCCGACATGGCCGACTGGATCTGCCGCATCGGTCGGGTCGGCAAGGGCCAGGACGACGCCATTCTCTACGACCGGCTGATCATCAGAACGGGCAATGCGGCCAATGACGCCACCACACATCGTCTTTTCCATAGATTGCTGACCGTCGAGGACTTTCCTCGGCGTGCGGAACTCGTCGAAGAGCATGTCGACTTTCTTTGGCGCTTCAACGGCCCGTCTCACGAGCTCCTTCGAGAAATCGACGACCATCTCGAACGCATGCCGGACGCCGACAACGACGCTCTTCTGCTGATGAAGGTGTGCCTCGCGATGCAACTCGGAAACGAGGACATCGCGCTGCAGGTTCTGCGAACGCATCCCCGACTGACCGCCAAGATTTCCGCCTGCCTTCCTGTCGCCAAGCTGGTTCATCGGCATCGACTCGACGGGCCGTCAAAACCCGACCCGGATCTCGCCTCGTACGCCGCTCTATATGATGCCCTCGCCACCAGCGAAGCCGTCCTGAGACAGCGGCTCGGCGACTTGTCGTCGTCCTGCGCCGTCGTCGGCAATTCACCCTGCGAGATCGGCCGAGGTCATGGCGCAAAGATCGATGCTCACGACGACATCGTTCGCTTCAATCGGTTCAAGATCGATCCGCCCTTCGACACTGATTATGGTTCGAGGCTGACGATCCTCGTGAGAGCGGGAAACGACAAGCCGGATATCGGCATCGATTTGCCCGCCGAGACACTCATCATCATCTCCTCGGGGAGTACGCTCTACAGAGGTCGCGCCTGGCGGGCGGCAAAGCGCCTTCGGGATGAAGGCCATACCCTCTGCGTGTTTCCACAGACGATCCATACTGAGCTGTCGCAGAAGCTTTCGGGCAGCCCGAGTTCGGGTCTGTCGTTCGTGTACCTTCTGAAGGCGCTTCGAGGAACGCTGAACCGCGACGATTGCTTCGGTTTCTCGTTTATCGATCAGATCGATGCGAACCCCGCTTCGGCCCATTACTTCGAACCGGCGAAAGCGTCGATGTTACATCGGTGGAAGAAAGAGCGCGAAATCTTCGATAGCCTTTTCGAGGAGCGCGCATGA
- a CDS encoding prolyl oligopeptidase family serine peptidase has protein sequence MNQPTKPAFDPRPTRLQPDDDPHLWLEEVEGAEAVAWVEARNAETLARFTDATMERDREAVKAILDRPDKIPIVSRRGALLYNVWRDAEHPLGLWRRTDEASYRAGAPDWTILIDIDALAKAEGVDWVWGGATLIPGSHDRALVNLSRGGGDATILREFDLPTLSFVADGFILPEAKGGADWLDRDTLILSSALGEGMATRSGYSRTVRLWPRGTDPLAAAVLFETAPENMGLWGGVDHDAPAERVLFMERTGFFDGSVHIGDRNGPTHRLDVPTDAEVTLRRDRLAIRTRSEWSVGGKVHAPDSVLAIALPAFLEGDRNFTVLWEPSERRALQGVSWAGPRLIVDALDDLRPSYSVFEPGEGGWKSSSLPGLPEIGSVSVWPFDSEPSESDGSLLAMVQDPLTPPTLLSIPGDLAAPTLLRTTPPAFDTNGLKVTRHEAVSVDGERIPYVQVGPMGESGDAPVHLSAYGGFQISLLPTYQAVLGKLWLEKGGTGVVANIRGGGEFGTRWHQAGRREGKALAHADFAAVAADLVARGVTKPERIAAQGGSNGGLLIANMLTRYPERFGALFCTIPLIDMRRYSKLLAGASWIAEYGDPDNADDWDFLGAISAYHVAEAGRPYPPILIATTRRDDRVHPGHARKMAEKLRRLGYDPAFFEPAAGGHGYGKDNSETAAFLALGMGFLRQSIGWAPEEA, from the coding sequence ATGAACCAGCCGACGAAACCCGCCTTCGATCCCCGTCCCACCCGCTTGCAGCCGGACGACGATCCGCATCTCTGGTTGGAGGAGGTGGAGGGCGCCGAGGCCGTCGCCTGGGTCGAGGCACGCAATGCCGAGACGCTGGCCCGCTTCACCGACGCGACGATGGAGCGCGACCGCGAGGCGGTGAAGGCCATCCTCGACCGGCCCGACAAGATCCCCATCGTCAGCCGCCGCGGCGCCCTGCTCTACAACGTCTGGCGCGATGCCGAGCATCCCCTCGGCCTGTGGCGGCGCACCGACGAGGCCTCCTATCGCGCCGGCGCTCCCGACTGGACGATCCTCATCGACATCGATGCGCTGGCAAAGGCCGAGGGCGTCGATTGGGTCTGGGGCGGCGCCACGCTGATCCCCGGCAGCCACGACCGCGCCCTGGTGAATCTGAGCCGGGGCGGAGGCGACGCCACCATCCTGCGCGAATTCGACCTGCCGACGCTCAGCTTCGTCGCAGACGGCTTCATCCTGCCCGAGGCGAAGGGCGGCGCGGATTGGCTCGACCGCGACACGCTAATTCTGTCGAGCGCCCTCGGCGAGGGCATGGCGACCCGGTCGGGCTATTCCCGGACGGTGCGGCTCTGGCCGCGCGGCACGGACCCGCTGGCGGCGGCGGTCCTGTTCGAGACCGCGCCGGAGAATATGGGACTGTGGGGCGGCGTCGACCACGACGCGCCGGCCGAGCGCGTGCTGTTCATGGAGCGCACCGGCTTCTTCGACGGCAGCGTGCATATCGGCGACCGCAACGGCCCGACGCACCGCCTCGATGTTCCCACCGACGCGGAAGTCACCCTGCGCCGCGATCGGCTCGCCATCCGCACCCGCTCGGAATGGAGCGTCGGCGGCAAGGTCCACGCCCCCGATTCGGTCCTCGCCATCGCGCTTCCGGCCTTCCTCGAAGGCGATCGGAATTTTACCGTCCTGTGGGAGCCCTCGGAACGCAGGGCGCTGCAGGGCGTGTCCTGGGCCGGACCGCGCCTCATCGTCGACGCCCTCGACGATCTGCGGCCCTCCTACAGCGTGTTCGAGCCGGGGGAGGGCGGCTGGAAGTCCTCGAGCCTTCCGGGCCTGCCCGAGATCGGCAGCGTCTCGGTCTGGCCTTTCGATTCCGAGCCGAGCGAGTCCGACGGCTCGCTGCTCGCCATGGTGCAGGATCCGCTGACACCGCCAACTCTGCTGTCGATTCCGGGAGATCTCGCGGCTCCCACCCTCCTGCGCACCACGCCGCCCGCCTTCGACACGAACGGTCTGAAGGTGACCCGCCACGAGGCGGTCTCTGTGGACGGGGAGCGCATCCCCTATGTCCAGGTCGGCCCCATGGGCGAGAGCGGCGATGCGCCGGTGCATCTCTCGGCCTATGGCGGCTTCCAGATCTCGCTGCTGCCGACCTATCAGGCGGTGCTCGGCAAACTCTGGCTCGAGAAGGGCGGCACCGGCGTGGTCGCGAATATCCGCGGCGGCGGCGAGTTCGGCACGCGCTGGCACCAGGCCGGGCGGCGCGAGGGCAAGGCGCTGGCGCATGCCGATTTCGCGGCGGTGGCCGCCGATCTCGTTGCGCGCGGCGTGACCAAGCCGGAGCGCATCGCCGCGCAGGGCGGCTCCAACGGCGGTCTCCTCATCGCCAACATGCTGACCCGCTACCCGGAGCGCTTCGGCGCCCTGTTCTGCACCATCCCGCTCATCGACATGCGGCGCTATTCGAAGCTGCTGGCGGGTGCGAGCTGGATCGCCGAGTACGGCGACCCGGACAATGCAGACGACTGGGACTTCCTCGGCGCGATCTCGGCCTATCACGTGGCCGAGGCGGGACGACCTTATCCGCCGATCCTCATCGCCACGACCCGCCGCGACGACCGTGTTCATCCCGGCCATGCCCGAAAGATGGCGGAGAAGCTGCGTCGTCTCGGCTACGATCCGGCCTTCTTCGAGCCGGCGGCGGGCGGACACGGTTACGGCAAGGACAATTCCGAGACCGCCGCCTTCCTCGCCCTCGGCATGGGCTTCCTCAGGCAGTCCATCGGCTGGGCTCCGGAAGAGGCCTGA